Genomic window (Stigmatella erecta):
CTAAATCGGGTCACGGGCTTTTTTGAAGGGTGTCCGTTCTCGCTGGGAGAGCTGGTTTTGACACCCAGCGTCATGGCGGCGCGCGGGTGTAGCCTGGGGGGCGATGAGGGTGACGCGGCTGGACATAGCGGGGTACCGCTCGGTGAAGCGGATGGTGTTGCCGGTGCACCCGGTGACGGTGGTGGTGGGGGCCAACGGGAGCGGGAAGACGAACCTGTACCGCGCGCTGCACCTGCTGCAGGCGGCGGCGGAGGGGCGGCTGGCGCGGACGCTGGCGGAGGAGGGTGGCGCGCCGAGCGTGGTGTGGGCGGGGCCGCGCGAGGCCAAGCAGCCGGTGCGGATGCGGGTGGGGGTGTCGCTGGAGGACGAGCTGGCGTACGAGCTGAGCTGCGGCCTCGTGCCGAAGGACCCCTCCGAGCGCTTCAGCCTGTTCGTGCTGGACCCGGAGGTGAAGGAGGAGCACCTCTGGGCGCTGTCCGGCGGGCGGCGGGCGGTGCTGATGGAGCGCAAGGACCGGACGGTGTTCCTGAGGGACGCGGAGGGCCAGCGCGTGACGTTCCCCTCGCAGCTGTGGAGCGCCGAGTCGGTGCTGGATCAGCTCGCCGAGCCCCACCGCTTCCCCCGGCTGACGGAGCTGCAGCGGGCGCTGAGCGCGTGGCGCTTCTACCACCAGTTCCGCACGGACCTGGACGCGCCCTCCCGGCACCCGCAGATTGGCGTCCGGACGACGGCGCTGGCGCCGGACGGGAGGGACCTGGCGGCGGCGCTGGGCACCATCCGGGAGATTGGCGACCGGCGGGGGCTGGAGCGGGCGCTGGAGGATGCGTTCCCGGGGGCGGTGCTGGAGGTGAAGGCCCCGCAGGGCCGCTTCAGCCTGGCGCTGCACCTGCCGGGGCTGAGCCGGCCCATGGAGGCCAGCGAGCTGTCGGACGGGACGCTGCGCTACCTGTGCCTGCTGGCGGCGTTGCTGAGCCCCCGGCCCCCGCCGTTCCTGGCGCTGAACGAGCCGGAGACGAGCCTGCACCCGGAGCTGCTGGGGCCCTTGGCCCGGCTCATCGTGGAGGCGGCGAAGCACAGTCAGATCTGGATCACCACGCACGCGGAGCCGCTCGCGGAGGCCATCTGCCGCCGCACGGGGTACGAGCCCGTCCGGCTGGTGAAGCGCGCGGGGGCCACGGAGGTGGAGGGCGCGAAGGTGGGCGAGGACTGAGGGGGCAGGCAGGCGGCTTCACCGGGAGGAATTCGCGCCGTCATGGCGGGGGCGTAGACTGGCGTCCTGTCCGGTGAATCCAGGGAGCCCCCGATGAACAAGAGCGGCGCAGGGCCAGGCGGCAAGACGCTGGCGTCCGAGGGCGCGGAGACGGTGTGGCAGCGCGGGTGGGGCCTGCTCCAGCGCATCGTGGGGTGGGGCCTGCTCGTCGTGGCCCTGGTCATCGTGGCCCTCTATTTCCTGTGGAGCGTCCCGGGGGATGCGCCGCCCCCGCCGGGGTTCCTGGGGGGCGTGCACCAGGTGATGGTCCGGCTGCGCGAGGGCAAGGATGCGGCCGGGGTCTTCCTGCTCATCGTGGCGCTCTGGGCCTGCTCCCAGTTTCTGTTCCTCAAGAAGGAGAGCGACGGCGTCCGGGCCGTGCTGGGCCTGGTGCTGGGCGGGCTCGTCTTCATTGGCCTGGGCGGGCACATGCTGTCGCACCAGACGCTGTGGGGCTGGGGGCTGGCGGTGCTGCCGGCCATGCTGGTGGTCCACCACGGGCTCTACCTGGGGCGCATCAAGCCGCACTTCCTGCCGGAGGAGTTCAAGGCGCACCCCGAGAAGGTGGGGCTCGACCGCTACAACCTCAAGGACCTGGTCGAGGCGAGCGACCGGTACTTCAACGCCAGCAACATCGCGCTGCGCTACGGCTTGCCGGCGCTGGCCATCCTGGCCATCGGGGCCATCCTCTTCCACAGCCTCAACCCCGTGACGGGCTGGGCGCTGGAGAGGGTCCTCGAGGGGGAGATCCTCGGGCCGCAGGGCAAGGAGGTCCGGTTGTGGATCTCCCCGCCAACGCTGGAGGCGGCCCGGTACGGGGCGGCGGGGGCGTACGTGTACGTGCTGCTGTACCTGGGGCAGCGGGGCTTCCGGCATGACATCTCCAGCGGCTCGGCGCTCTGGTGCGCGGTGACGCTGGGGCTCGGGCCCATCCTGGCGGCGGTGTTCTCCACGGTGTGGGTGGGCGAGGCGGGCGCGGGGGCCACGGGCTGGGGCACGCGGGCCCTGTACTTTGGCGTGGGCCTGTCCCCGCGGCACCTGGCGCAGCAGGTGACTCGCCTGGTCCAGCGCGTGGTCGTGGATTCGGAGAAGGGGGGCCTGAAGGACCGCACCATTCCCCTGACGGTCATCCGGGGCATCACCCCGCTCATCGCGGAGCGGCTCTCGGAAGAGGGCATCTACGACGCGGTGGGCATGGCCATGGCGGATCCGATGCGGCTCCAGCGCAACACCAACTTCGACAAGCACCAGATCCTCGCCTGGATTGACGCCGCCCTGCTGGTGCACGCGCTGCCCGGGTCCTGGGAAGTCCTGGAGAGCAAGGGCATCCGGGGCGCGAGGGACCTGGTCTGGTACACCTATGACACGGGGCCCGAGGCGGACCATGGCTTCAAGCAACTGGCCAGCGGGGTGCTGGACGAGAGCCTCCTGAAGGACGTGGCGTGGCGCCTGGCGCAGGACGCGCAGGCCCAGCGCATCCAGCTGCTGTACCAGCTCGTCAACATGCAGATGGAGGACGAGCTGGCTTCCACCCAGCCGCCGTCCTTCGAGGCGCCCCCGGGGCTGGCGCTGGCCGCCCCCCAGCTTCAGGGCGCGGCGTTGCCCGTGGAGCCGGAGCCCGCCCCGGAGCCGGAGGAGAAGCGGGCTTCCAAGGCCTGAACCTTGGACAGCCGGCGCGCGTGGCGCTCCTCCCCGGTGAAGCGGGCGGAGAGGAACGCGCGCACCAGGTCCTCCGCGAGCGCCACGCCGATGACGCGGGCGCCCAGCACCAGCACGTTCATGTCGTCATGCTCGACGCCCTGGTGCGCCGAGTAGGTGTCATGGCACAGGCCCCCGCGCACGCCGGGCATCTTGTTGACGGCGATGGAGGCGCCCACGCCGCTGCCGCAGATGAGGATGGCCCGGTCCACTTCGCCTTGGCGCAGGGCCTCGCCCACCGCCTGGGCACAGTCCGGGTAGTCCACGGGCGCGGTGCTGTGCGTGCCCTTGTCCACGAGGGTGTGGCCCGCGTTCTCCAGGGCCTTCAGCAGCCAGCTCTTCAGCTCGAACCCCGCATGGTCGGCGGCCAGGGCGATGCGCATGGACGGCTCCTCGGAACGGCGTGGGGGAGAGGGGCCTGGAGGACACGCGTGCTCCAGGCCCCGGGGGACAGCGGTTACTTCTTCGCCGTGGCGATGGTCTCCTTGGCGGCCTTCACCACGTTCTCCACGGTGAAGCCGAACTTCTGGAGCAGGGACTTGATGGGGGCGGACGCGCCGAAGGTGCGCATGCCGATGGCCTTGCCGGTCAGTCCCACCCAGCGCTCCCAGCCGAACGCCGCCGCCTGCTCCACGGAGACGCGCGCCCGGACGGACGGGGGCAGCACGGAGTCCTTGTAGGCCTCATCCTGCTGCTCGAACAGCTCCCACGAGGGCATGCTCACCACGCGCGCCTTCACGCCCTCGGACTGGAGCTGCTCGGCGGCCTGCAGGCACAGGGGGACCTCGGTGCCGGTGCCGATGAGGACGACATCCGGGGTGCCCTCGCCGCCGGCGAGCACGTAGGCGCCCTTGGCCACGCCCGAGGCGGGGGCGTACTTCGTCCGGTCCAGCGTGGGCACCGGCTGGCGCGAGAGCACCAGCGCCACCGGGTGGTGCTTCTGCTGGGCGATGACGCGCCAGGCCTCGGTGACCTCGTTGGCATCCGCGGGGCGCAGCACGATGAGGCCGGGGATGGCGCGCAGCGACTGCAGCTGCTCCACGGGCTGGTGCGTGGGGCCGTCCTCGCCCAGACCGATGGAGTCATGGGTGAAGATGTGAACGGCGGGAATCTCCATGATGGACGAGAGCCGGATGGCCGGGCGCTCGTAGTCGCTGAAGATGAGGAAGGTGGCGCCGTAGCCGCGCAGGTTGCACAGCGTCAGGCCGTTCACGATGGAGCCCATGGCGTGCTCGCGCACGCCGTAGTGGACGTTGCGCCCGGTCTGGTCGCCCGGCTTCATCGGCCCGGAGAAGCTCAGGTACGTCTTGGTGGAGGGGTTGAGGTCGGCCGAGCCGCCCACCAGCCAGGGGTAGTTCTTCGCCAGGGCGTTGAGCACCTTGCCGCCCGACTCACGCGTGGCCATGCCCTTGGCGTCCGCGGGGAAGGTGGGCAGCTCCTTGTCCCAGCCCTCGGGCAGCTCGCTGCGCTGCATGTTCTCCAGCTGGCGCGCCAGCTCCGGGTGCGCCTTGGTGTAGCCGGTGAAGAGCTGCTCCCACGCCGCGCGCGTCTGCTGCCCGCGCGCGCCCATGCGCTCCTGGAAGCGCTCGCGCACGCCCTCGGGCACGAGGAACTGCGCATCCTCGGGCCAGCCGTACGCGCGCTTGGCGCCCTTGATTTCCTCGGCGCCCAGGGGCTCGCCGTGGGCGGAGGCGGTGCCCTCCTTCTTGGGCGAGCCATAGCCGATGCGGCTGTGGACGATGATGAGGGTGGGCTTGCCGCGCTGCTCCTTGAAGGTGCGGTAGGCCTTCGACAGCGCCTCCAGGTCGTTCGCGTCCTCCACGCGCAGCACGCGCCAGCCGTAGGCCTCGAAGCGTTTGCCCACGTCCTCGGTGAAGGCCAGCTCCGTGCTGCCGTCGATGGAGATGTGGTTGGAGTCGTAGATCCAGCACAGGTTGGGCAGCTGCAGGTGGCCCGCCAGCGAGGCGGCCTCGCTGGCCACGCCCTCCATCAGGTCGCCGTCCCCGCAGATGGCCCACACGTCGTAGTCGAAGAGGGTGTAGCCCGGGCGGTTGAAGTGGCCTGCGAGCCACCGCGAGGCCATCGCCATGCCCACGCTGTTGGCGACGCCCTGGCCCAGGGGGCCCGTGGTGGTCTCCACGCCGGTGGTCCACCGGTACTCGGGGTGGCCCGGGGTGTTGCTGTCGAGCTGACGGAACTTCTGGATGTCCTCCAGCGAGACCGCGGGCACGTTCTCCACCTGCATCTGCTTGTTCACCCGGCGCACGCCGGAGAGGTGCAGCAGCCCGTACAGCAGCATGGAGGCGTGGCCGTTCGAGAGGATGAAGCGGTCCCGGTTGGGCCACTGGGGATTCGCCGGATCATACCGCAGCTCCTGCTGCCAGAGCTGGTAGGCGACGGGCGCCAGCGCCATGGGCGCGCCGGGGTGGCCCGAGTGGGCTTTTTCCACCGCGTCGATGGCCAGGGTGCGGAGGGTGTTGATGCACTTCAGATCCTGCGAATCGGTCGTCATGGGAAGTCCTTGGTTTACGCGGACGCACAATGCCGCAAGCGCGGCCCTTTCGCCGCAGAAAGGCGCAGGACGGAGGCCCTGGCATGTCAGACGGGGCCCGTAGACTTGAGGGAAATGAAGCCGAACGTTGTTCGTATCAGGAAAACAGGAGACGGCACGTCCAGGAGGGCAGTCCTCGTTTAGGGGGGTAATTGATGATTCATCTGTTCATTCCTGCGCTGTTGGTGCTGTGGGTGGCGTGGGCGGTCCCGCGCTCCCGGCGCCGCATGCGCCGGTTCAAGGTGGGCGCTCGCGCCCGGTAAGGGCAGGCCGCGCCGAGCCGTCCGGGACCGCGGCCCCACCCGCTGAAAGCGGTTACATGTCTGTAGACAGGCCCCGGGGGAAGTTGGGACCCCCAGGGCCCTGTCCAGAGACAGACATGAAAGGCTGTTTTCCACACCGGGACTTATCGGTGTATACACAGCGCCACATGTCCTTCGAGAAAGCCCTTCGAGAAATGATTCGGGTTGAGCTGACGACCCAGCTGCGGCCCCTCCAGAAGTCCATTGCAGGCCTTGAGAAAGGCCTGGGGCATCTTGAGCGCCTGCGCTCGATGACCGCGAAGCTGGCCCCGCTGGCGGCCTCTCAGGGGTTGAAGCTCCCGCTGCCTCTGGTGCGGGGCGCGGGGCGGCCGGCCGCGGGCAAGGCCATGGGCAAGGCCGAGGCGAAGGCGGCCCCCGCGAAGGCAGCCTCCGTGAAGGCAGCCCCCGCGAAGGCGGCCCCTGTGAAGGCAGCCCCCGCGAAGGCCCCGGCCGGGGCGGCGCGGTCCTCGGGCAAGGGGGCCTCGGCCGCGGCCGCATCGTCCGGTGCGTGCGCGGTCATCGGGTGCAAGCGCCCGAGCCGGTCCAAGGGCTACTGCTCGGCGCACTACCAGAAGCTGCGGCTGCTCATCCGGACGGACCGCCGCCCCTCGGACTGGGGCGACAACGCGCCGCCGCAGTCCGCCAAGGACGTGAAGCTGCCCCGGGGGCGGGCGGCCGCCCAGGAGCGCCAGGCCGAGCCGCGGCAGGAAGAGCCGAAGGAGCCGCCCAAGCCCAAGGCGTGGGTGCGCAAGAAGGGCGCGCCGGGGATGATCTCCCTGAACTGAGGGGCGAGGGAGCGGCGCGCATGACGAGGGCCTCCCAACACGCCAGGTCGCGCGGCCGTTGACAGACCTGCCGGGGGATGGGATTCGGGCGGCATGAGCGAGCAAGGTTATCCGGTCACCGTGGCGGTTCAGCGTCCCGATGGCCGCGTGGAGCACGTGCGCGTGGGCACGGCATACAAGAGCGAGGAGGGGTTCTCCCTGCGCATGGGCGAACTCTCCATCGGTGCGGTTCCGGACGCGGCCTCTTCCGCGCCCCGCCGGGCCGCGAGCAGCGCGGGGGCGGGCGGCGGTGGTGGCGGTGGCGGCGGCGGCGGCGGCGGCGATGGGGCCATGTTCCCCAACTACGGCCGCAGCAAGGGAGGCGCCATCTACGGGGCCACCATGCAGGACCTGGAGTATTACGCCAATGGCGCGCGGCGCTCCCTGGCCGACCCGAGCAAGTCCCGGTGGCATGACAAGGAGCGGTCGCTGCTGGCGAGCATCGAGGCGGAGATTGCCCGGCAGCGAGGCGGAGACGCGGACGCCCCCCGGGCCGGAGGCTTCGGCCATTCGCCGGGAGACGGCGAGCCGCCGCCGCACACCGATGACGACATTCCCTTCTAAACCCACGGGGTGGGCGGCTGCCTTCGGGGCGGGGGTGGCCACCGCCCTGGTGGTGGTGCCCCTGGCGCTGTGTGCGGGCGTGGGGCTGGGCGCGCTCTCCTCGAACACGGTGAGGGCCGCGGTGCCCGCGCTGCTCGTGGTGGGGCTGGTGCCCCCGCTGGCGGTGGTGGGAATGGAGGCCTGGGTGCGCCGCCGGATGGGCGCGGCCCCTGGGCGGACCGGGCTGGCGGTGGGGCTGGCCCTGGGGACGCAGGTGCTGGTGCTGGCGGGGGCCATCGGGCTGCATGCCTCCGCGCGGCGGCCCGGCGACGCGGCCCTGCTCACCGGCGTCCTGGCGGTGCTCTTGCCCGCGGGCGTGACGGGGGCGCTGAGGGCCCGGAGGCGCTCCGGCGCGGCGGCCCTGGGCGCCTCGGGGGCGAGCCTGCCGCTGTGCCTGGTGTTGCTGGGGCTGCCGGGCGGGGCGGACGCCGGGTGTCCCGAGCGGGCCCTCTGGCCCACGCAGGACTGGGCCTCGGCGCCCTTGCCGGCCGGGCATGAGCCCGCGCTGCGGGCCTTCGAGGCGTATGCCTTTACCCGGAAAGAGCCTGCCGGGGAGCGCCAGGGGATCCGCACGGACGGGGTGCTCATCCTCCACCAGGGGCGTCTGGTGTACGAGCGCTATGCGCCCGGCTGGACGGCACGGAAGCGGCACCTGGGCTGGTCCATGGCCAAGAGCGCCACCAATGCCCTCACGGGCCTGGCGGTGGCCCAGG
Coding sequences:
- a CDS encoding AAA family ATPase; the encoded protein is MRVTRLDIAGYRSVKRMVLPVHPVTVVVGANGSGKTNLYRALHLLQAAAEGRLARTLAEEGGAPSVVWAGPREAKQPVRMRVGVSLEDELAYELSCGLVPKDPSERFSLFVLDPEVKEEHLWALSGGRRAVLMERKDRTVFLRDAEGQRVTFPSQLWSAESVLDQLAEPHRFPRLTELQRALSAWRFYHQFRTDLDAPSRHPQIGVRTTALAPDGRDLAAALGTIREIGDRRGLERALEDAFPGAVLEVKAPQGRFSLALHLPGLSRPMEASELSDGTLRYLCLLAALLSPRPPPFLALNEPETSLHPELLGPLARLIVEAAKHSQIWITTHAEPLAEAICRRTGYEPVRLVKRAGATEVEGAKVGED
- a CDS encoding cell wall protein: MIRVELTTQLRPLQKSIAGLEKGLGHLERLRSMTAKLAPLAASQGLKLPLPLVRGAGRPAAGKAMGKAEAKAAPAKAASVKAAPAKAAPVKAAPAKAPAGAARSSGKGASAAAASSGACAVIGCKRPSRSKGYCSAHYQKLRLLIRTDRRPSDWGDNAPPQSAKDVKLPRGRAAAQERQAEPRQEEPKEPPKPKAWVRKKGAPGMISLN
- the tkt gene encoding transketolase yields the protein MTTDSQDLKCINTLRTLAIDAVEKAHSGHPGAPMALAPVAYQLWQQELRYDPANPQWPNRDRFILSNGHASMLLYGLLHLSGVRRVNKQMQVENVPAVSLEDIQKFRQLDSNTPGHPEYRWTTGVETTTGPLGQGVANSVGMAMASRWLAGHFNRPGYTLFDYDVWAICGDGDLMEGVASEAASLAGHLQLPNLCWIYDSNHISIDGSTELAFTEDVGKRFEAYGWRVLRVEDANDLEALSKAYRTFKEQRGKPTLIIVHSRIGYGSPKKEGTASAHGEPLGAEEIKGAKRAYGWPEDAQFLVPEGVRERFQERMGARGQQTRAAWEQLFTGYTKAHPELARQLENMQRSELPEGWDKELPTFPADAKGMATRESGGKVLNALAKNYPWLVGGSADLNPSTKTYLSFSGPMKPGDQTGRNVHYGVREHAMGSIVNGLTLCNLRGYGATFLIFSDYERPAIRLSSIMEIPAVHIFTHDSIGLGEDGPTHQPVEQLQSLRAIPGLIVLRPADANEVTEAWRVIAQQKHHPVALVLSRQPVPTLDRTKYAPASGVAKGAYVLAGGEGTPDVVLIGTGTEVPLCLQAAEQLQSEGVKARVVSMPSWELFEQQDEAYKDSVLPPSVRARVSVEQAAAFGWERWVGLTGKAIGMRTFGASAPIKSLLQKFGFTVENVVKAAKETIATAKK
- the rpiB gene encoding ribose 5-phosphate isomerase B; this translates as MRIALAADHAGFELKSWLLKALENAGHTLVDKGTHSTAPVDYPDCAQAVGEALRQGEVDRAILICGSGVGASIAVNKMPGVRGGLCHDTYSAHQGVEHDDMNVLVLGARVIGVALAEDLVRAFLSARFTGEERHARRLSKVQALEARFSSGSGAGSGSTGNAAP